Proteins encoded by one window of Blautia argi:
- a CDS encoding aldo/keto reductase: MQKVRLGKTELEVSKNGFGALPIQRISKKEAVYLLQKAFYHGINYFDTARAYSDSEEKLGAAFSYTRDKLIISTKTAAQTAEEFWKDLDESLLKLQTDYIDIYQFHNPAFCPKPGDETGLYDAALKAKEQGKIRHIGITNHRLAVAEEAIASGLYETMQFPFSYLAAEADIRVVELCKEADMGFIAMKGLSGGLIHNSAAAFAFMAQPQYAHVAPIWGIQKEKELDEFLSYEVCPPVLAKELQAEIDGDRKELSGDFCRGCGYCMPCPAGIEINNCARMSLMLRRAPQEAWLSPEWQAKMQKIDGCMHCNKCKKKCPYGLDTPALLAKNYEDYKTFL; the protein is encoded by the coding sequence GACAGAACTGGAAGTGAGCAAAAACGGCTTTGGCGCTCTTCCTATTCAGAGAATCAGTAAAAAGGAAGCCGTATATCTTCTTCAGAAGGCGTTTTATCACGGAATCAATTATTTTGATACTGCCAGAGCTTATTCGGACAGTGAGGAAAAGCTGGGCGCCGCCTTTTCCTATACAAGGGACAAGCTGATTATCAGCACGAAAACCGCAGCGCAGACGGCAGAGGAGTTCTGGAAGGATTTAGACGAAAGCCTTTTGAAGCTTCAGACAGATTACATTGATATTTATCAGTTTCACAATCCTGCCTTTTGTCCAAAGCCGGGAGATGAAACCGGGCTTTACGATGCAGCCTTAAAGGCAAAGGAGCAGGGGAAGATTCGCCATATCGGTATTACCAATCACCGTCTGGCTGTGGCAGAGGAAGCCATTGCTTCCGGGTTATATGAAACCATGCAGTTTCCCTTTTCCTATCTTGCCGCAGAGGCAGATATTCGTGTGGTAGAGCTCTGCAAAGAGGCAGACATGGGCTTTATTGCCATGAAAGGTCTTTCTGGCGGACTGATTCACAATTCTGCCGCAGCCTTTGCTTTTATGGCACAGCCTCAGTACGCCCATGTGGCGCCTATCTGGGGCATTCAAAAGGAAAAAGAACTGGACGAATTCCTTTCCTATGAGGTCTGTCCGCCTGTGCTGGCAAAAGAACTGCAGGCAGAGATAGACGGGGATAGAAAAGAGCTTTCCGGAGATTTCTGCAGGGGCTGCGGCTATTGTATGCCCTGTCCTGCAGGCATTGAAATTAACAACTGCGCCCGTATGAGCCTGATGTTAAGAAGAGCGCCCCAGGAGGCATGGCTGTCCCCTGAGTGGCAGGCAAAGATGCAGAAAATAGACGGCTGCATGCATTGCAATAAATGTAAGAAAAAATGTCCTTATGGTCTGGATACTCCAGCGCTTCTGGCAAAGAACTATGAGGATTATAAAACCTTTTTATAA